The DNA sequence AGAACTGAGATGTTAGAATTCACTCCCTGGTGGAACAGGCCAaagggagcccatctagtccagcttcctgatATATACCCTCTGATTTACACCATCCAATTCTGGGCATCACTCTTTAAGAAGGAGGTCAACAAATTGGAATGTGTCCAGAGAAGGGCAACCAAGGTAATGAGGGGCCTAGAGACCCAAGGAGAGCtttttgtcctccagatgttgctgaactacaactcccatcatcccaggccattggccatgcttgctggggtgacatctggagggccaaaggttccccacacatacTATAGACTTAGGGTAGGATCCAGAATTCAGGGGTTTAAAGGGGGATTTTGACAAAACAAAGAACTTCCTGATGTTTTCAGATGTTTGACAGTGAAACAGGCTGCTTgggaaggtggtggactctctcATGTTGGAGACTTTTAAGAAGATGCTGGATgaccacctgtcagggatgttgtAGTGGTGAGCTTCAATGTCAGGGAACTTGGgttagatgacctttgaggtcccttccaggTCTATGATGGGGGGATGGTTGAGCATATAGAGCAGCGTTACACAGAGTCTGGGAGCACTGGTCCCTCTGGCCCAGcgctgcctactctgactggcagtggcccgcCAAGGTCTCCGGCAGATGGGTTTATCCCCAGCTCTGCTAGCTGGCGATTGAATCTGAGGCCTTTTACAAGcacagcatgtgctctgccactgagctatggacccctCTTTCGGCTTGCTGCTGGTGGCGGCAGGATACTGGGGTCCATGGCAAGCAGCTTGCCTGAGGGATCTGCTAAGGAGTCTCTGGCAAAGGTGGGGTGGTCATTGCACTTTGCGTGTTTGAACAGCCCCTCGTTTCCAGCAGAGGCATCATTTCCCCACCCTTATGTGGTTAACTGGGATTGCTGCTTTCAAAGCCAGGCAGCTGGAGGTGGGGAGGGTCTACCACCTGATGGGGCATGTCAAACTTGGGTTACTCATTGTCCCAAATAAATGACTCCAGGCTGGAATCTCTGCCAAGCTTGGAATGGCATGATTAAGAGCCATGCGAAGCTGTACAGCGCGGCAGAATTTAAGGAAGCAAGAATGGCTGGGCATCCGTCTTGGCGGCAGCAGGCAAAGCAGCGTCCATTGCACTCCGTGAACGTGACTTTGCAGGGCTGCGTGAACATAACATAGTGGTCGGTTGGCTGGTTAAAAAAAGTAGAAAAGAGGTTTATTCAGGTGAGGTGCCTGATCTCCTTTGCCCAGGGTCTTCTATGTAGGAATCTGCAGCCTCCCCACTGCCCCAGAGCCTTGTCTGTAGTGTGTGAAGGATCAGAAGTAAGGTGGGATTTGCATGGATGTCTGCATCCCAAAATTGTCAACTCtagtatctttttaaaaagttgttagcCCTCATGGTTGTGGAGAAAAGTTCAGGAATGCTTTCATGCTAGAAATGGAAATGTCCTGGAACTTTTGAAAGCCGTGTGGCGGGAGGTTTttttggctccccccccccccccggcattaaCATCTCTGTTCATGTCCACTTTCCAGAAGTATCCGGCTGGTCCACGGACAAGAGGGCTTTGTGGTCTTAGTAGGAAGAGAATGAGCTGAGAAGTGGGTGTCTGTGTGGGCCAAGAATATGGAGGGGGAAACAGGACTCTGGATTTGTTGACACTTTGGTCCAATCCAGTAGGACATCTTTTGCAAGCCTGAGCTTTGGTCACCGAAGCTGCTATCTGAAGAGCAGAATTAACTGCAGGTTTTATAAAGCATGTGCAAGTGCGGCTGCACCCAGTTCAAAAGGGGGAAAGACAGAGGCCCTGCTTGGAGGCTTAAAATCGAATGCTGTGTTGATGCACACTCCCCCGGCGTGCCCAGAGCGGAGGCTTGCTTGCACTGACACGACTGTACCAAAAAGCCATTCTCTCGCTCATCCCACGTAATTCCTCTACCCAAGTGTTCTGTCGCCCTTTGTTTTGCCTTAGTGGGTGTTTTTTCTTGGTTGCTTTTCTGAGTCATCCGCTTGTTCAGAATGCTGCCCACAGTATTTCCTCAGTCACTGCCTGGCAGTTTAACCATTTGAGCGTTGTTTCTTTCCCAGAGATGAAGCATTTGCTTCTCCCTAATGCTCAAGAGAAGAGatgctcttttttctttctttttttatagaTAGCGCAGAGTGTTCAGTTCTAGGTGTGCATCCTGTTTAGCCCTGCTGATCCATACATTAGCTTTATCCTGCAATGAGATAATCCCCGTCTTTCAGGGCGGGCTGAAATATGAGCTGCAGAGCCCCATCACCATTGGCTGAACTGCGGTGATGTCATGGAGTGCTTGGGGACATCTGTCTGGAATTAAACATTGACAGTATGGCTAAAATGAAAGGTCATGTTGCTTGCGAGGGGGGGCTGGAGAAATAGGGGTAAATAAAGGGTGGGAAGAAGGGGGTGAGTGAATGGAAGAAAGAGGTGGAGCAGGCATGGGCTTTGAGGGAGGGAAGGTTAAATAAGGGGAAAAGAGCGAAAGGCATGAAAAAGTGGAGTGGGGTAAGAACTGAACACAGGCCCTAGGGGCAGGAGGGGCAGGGACATTGCCAACTTGTAGTGAAATCATGGGTTTGTGTGTTCATTTGGACCTGAGGACTAGATCTCTGACTGTGAGGTCCCTTGTTTGAGCACCAAGAAAGTGAACTACAGCAAAGAGGGGGATGTTGTCCCTGCCACTCAGTGGGAGCTTAATGGCtgaccacccttcacaaactacacttcccagcattcttgggggtggggggaaggcatgacactttaaagcggaataaatgtatgatgtgaatgtgaccTTAGAAAGTAGGGGGAACAATTATGCATCTTTATTTAAATAATCAGCATCTGGTGAAGATGTAACACAAACCATGAGGGTGAAACATGCCTTCTCAGTTTGCAAACCATGGTTACATGAGAGTCAGGATCTCCTGTAACCGTGGTTTGCAGATTTGGAATGTGTGCCCACGCCCgcctttttcccctcccctgtcGTCCCCTTTTCTCATTTTACGTTTCATGTGCATGGACCTGGAACCATGGTTAATGCAGCCGGGCTTCCTCACAACCATGATGCATAAGTCCCTTTCAGAGCACACTTTCTGCGGAAGCGATGTTTAACAATTAAACTGCGGTTACCTTCCAAGAGTGTGCCAAAGAATTTCTGTTTGCTCCAATGgctgatttctttctttctttcttttcaggaTTCGCAAGAGAAGGAAGCAGCCGTCCCCGAGAGAGCGGAGGAGGTGAAGCTAAAAGCCAAATACCCCAACTTAGGACTTCAGAAGCCTGGAGGCTCTGACTTCTTAATGAAAAGACTCCAGAAAGGGGTATGTATACCCAGAGAGGCTTAGGTTTTTGAAAGCGGTGGCCGGGATGGgagaagctgtggtcctccagatgttgttggattgcagctCTCTTTTATTATTTCATTCCTGAATCATGGCATCTTGAAGCAGTTTCACAGTGCAGTATCAACCACAGACAAAACGATTGCCCATATGAAAACAGTTTCAAATAAATTCAGATCCCAACTGGGTCctcactagagatgtgaaggcttggataaatgtttttttttggggggggggcttcttttTCCCCTCAgtgttttttggggaaaaaacccaacttctttttttctgaatttttctgggtttttttcctgggccttcacatctctggtcCCCATCTCTGAGCCAGAGGCTTGCAGCCAATGATTTTGATGAGGAGGAATATCTCCAATACTGGGACTGGCTACCAAACGTTTGCACGGGGTGGAGGGAGCGCTTGGTGTCTTTTGATCTTTTGGGGGGCGGCTGTTAGGAGCCGGCTGGACTGCCGGCCTGATCCAACACCTGGCATATGTTCATAGGTCCCAGGCTAGTGGGAAGTCTTCCTGTGCAAGCTCTGTTGAAATGTGCCAAAACATCTCTCTGTTCGGCTCTTGGATGTTGACACTGTtgacttaaaacaaaaaaaaacataaaatgagTCCCTCTATTGAAGCCCCCCACCAATTgcccaaatgttgacaaaaatctcCCCATCATTAGGCCCTTTCCCAACACTGAAACTCAGGATACGAGCACACCAGATCTGAGGTACTCCTAGTCGGCAGCTGCACTGGCTAAGAAGAGTGTCAGGCTGCCTCTTCTCCAGCAGGCCTCTTCCCCCATCAGAGCATACGGttgtcagaagagccctgctggttcggGTCCAGCATCCCAGTCTCACAGCAGCCAAGCAGCCTAGAAGGAGgaccgcagctcagtggcagagcacctgcgttGCATGAAGGAAGTCCCAGgaccaatccctggcatctcagagTAGGGCTAGGgacaggaagggcgggatataataataataataataataattattattaatgattATGTTgatgcctccaacactggaggtaaaACACTGTCCAAACCCCGGACTCCAAGGACATTCTCTGCACCCCCAAGGATCCCAATAGCAGCAATAATTAATGTTGAAGTTGACTCCACTAGCAAGAGGATTCCTCTTGGAAAAAATGCCTGTCCCCTAACGCTCCGTAGATCTTACGCCTCGCTCTTCTTATCCGTAAGCTGTAAAGGGTTAGGGCCAAAGGACTTTAATTATGTTCAGTGAGCCAAACGGTGGCATCCTGAACTAGACTGGCTTGGCACGTTGCCAGTCTATCCTCTCTGGATGTAAGTGCCTTTGTGTCTTAAACGTTTTTGTTTTTCTCCCTCGCTTTCCAGCAAAAGTACTTTGACTCCGGGGATTATAACATGGCCAAAGCAAAGATCAAGAACAAGCAGCTGCCAGCCGCTGGGACCGACAAGAACCTGGTGACGGGGGATCATATCCCGACGCCGCAAGATCTCCCGCAGAGGAAATCTTCCCTCGTGACCAGCAAGCTGGCGGGGTAACCTACACGACTCCTGatgggttttcttttttcttttggggcTTTTGATTTTCTTCTCTGGTCAGTCCAATTCAACTTTGCTGCATCACAAGGCTGGGATATACCGCAGGACTTGTTCTAGCCTCTGGAAATATCTATATTAATCCCAAACCGGAAGCCTGACAAACCGATGTGGCTTTTCTCTTTTGCAATTCTGATCTgagttgtttgttgttatttttctTGTAGCTGATAATGGGCAGTGCAAACAGGTTCTTATCATTTTTCTCGCCTGCTGGGGCAGATTCAGAGCCTTGCTTTCAGGCAGGGGCGGTGCCAGGGGAGGGGGTGTCCTCCCAGGGCAAAGTCTGATTTTTCTATAGCTTGTGGTTGCTCTTCCTTACAAAGCTGCAGAGAGCTGGTGAAATAGGCCTGCGCCTGTGCGTTTGCCCTGCTACTGCGAGCTTGGAAAGACGAGCTGGAATTGTAAGCAGCATCACAGGGAGCTTAAGAACAGAACTATAATTCAGAACAATGCTCAGCATTATTATCTAATGCTTTAAGGTGTGCAGAGCATTGTATAGACCTGATTGttgtccttgcaacaaccctggtCATCCAATACTTTTGTCTGCACGTGGCTGGGGGTGGGAAGGGCTTGAGGCTGAGAGAGGCGGGTTCGCTTCAGATCATTTTGGGAGCTCAGCGCAGAGGTGAGATTTGAGCTGGGGgctttttacatctgcagtgcgGTTTCTAGAGCCACGTGGCTGTACAAGCCttttgtaagaagagccctgctggcttAGGCCAAGGATCTTGCTAGCCCACGATCCTGTGTCCCACTGGGGTCACTGGGAAGTTTAAAGCAGGGCACTGAGGCAACAGCCCTCTCTGACATGTATCCCTAACACCCCATCATAAGAGGTGCCATTTTATCTATCATGGTGAATAGTGGTTGCTAGACCACATCCAttcctagctgggactgatgggagttgtaatgcgGGACACTGGAGGTTGCCaggtttgggaaaggctggtctaagcagTTTTCTAAATGCTCTGTAAGCTCTGCTGAGATAGCGGGGACTTGACAGAAGCCAGGCAGCGACACTGTGGCTGTGCTAGGCTGTGTGAAGCCTCCACACAATGGGTTGGGTGACCATTGTGCCTCTTGGCCTAATCAATACACATGGGGGGGACGGCACACATTTCAAGGCCATCTCCTCAGGGAGGTCCACGTCCTATCCTGCAAGCCCCTGAGCTAACATTTGGGGTTAGCGTCGCTTTTCAAGAGTCAGAGACGGCGTGGTAAAAAAGGATGCCGTGTTTGTTCCAAAGTAGATTTGAAAACCATATTTCTTAGATCAGCTTAGATAGGTGTAAGGAATGTGCAAAGTTTCAACTTTCACAGGGCTCTTCAGCAAACAGGCAAGCTGTCATCTTGTCTAGCTCTAGTTGGCAACTCGCTTGCCTGAGGAGCTCTTTGACAAAATGGCTGGGGGTGGGTCACGGTCCCAGACCACCACTTCTTCCACCCCCATAAAGG is a window from the Rhineura floridana isolate rRhiFlo1 chromosome 22, rRhiFlo1.hap2, whole genome shotgun sequence genome containing:
- the ENSA gene encoding alpha-endosulfine isoform X4 is translated as MSDTLGGGDGRSDETGDEKQDSQEKEAAVPERAEEVKLKAKYPNLGLQKPGGSDFLMKRLQKGQKYFDSGDYNMAKAKIKNKQLPAAGTDKNLVTGDHIPTPQDLPQRKSSLVTSKLAG
- the ENSA gene encoding alpha-endosulfine isoform X1; this translates as MSDTLGGGDGRSDETGDEKQDSQEKEAAVPERAEEVKLKAKYPNLGLQKPGGSDFLMKRLQKGQKYFDSGDYNMAKAKIKNKQLPAAGTDKNLVTGDHIPTPQDLPQRKSSLVTSKLAGFGRSLCALSPKVPKNAAWVVFTRTSRLSAVLPLWLQH
- the ENSA gene encoding alpha-endosulfine isoform X2, which produces MSDTLGGGDGRSDETGDEKQDSQEKEAAVPERAEEVKLKAKYPNLGLQKPGGSDFLMKRLQKGQKYFDSGDYNMAKAKIKNKQLPAAGTDKNLVTGDHIPTPQDLPQRKSSLVTSKLAGCFREPCY
- the ENSA gene encoding alpha-endosulfine isoform X3; its protein translation is MSDTLGGGDGRSDETGDEKQDSQEKEAAVPERAEEVKLKAKYPNLGLQKPGGSDFLMKRLQKGQKYFDSGDYNMAKAKIKNKQLPAAGTDKNLVTGDHIPTPQDLPQRKSSLVTSKLAGLRC